The DNA region GGCGGCTTCGCCGGTTTGTTCGCCCTGCGAGGCGACTACCGCGAGCCACTGCTGGCCTCCTCGACCGACGGCGTCGGCACCAAGCTGGCCATCGCGCAGGCGATGGACAAGCACGACACCGTGGGCCTGGACCTGGTGGCCATGGTCGTCGACGACCTGGTGGTCTGCGGCGCCGAGCCGCTGTTCCTGCAGGACTACATCGCGGTGGGCCGCACCGTGCCCGAGCGCGTGCAGGCGATTGTCGCCGGCATCGCGGAGGGCTGCGTGCAGGCCGGTTGTGCGCTGCTGGGCGGCGAGACCGCCGAGCACCCCGGTCTGATGGAACCCGACCACTACGACATCTCCGCCACCGGCGTGGGTGTGGTGGAGGCCGACGATGTGCTGGGCCCCGACCGCGTGCGGCCCGGCGACGTCATCATCGCGATGGGCTCCTCGGGCCTGCACTCCAACGGCTACTCCCTGGCCCGCAAGGTGCTACTGGAGATCGACCGGATGAACCTCGCCGGTCACGTCGAAGAATTCGGCCGCACGCTGGGCGAAGAGCTACTGGAGCCCACCCGCATCTATGCCAAGGACTGCCTGGCGCTGGCCGCGGAGACGCAGGTGCGCACCTTCTGCCACGTCACCGGCGGTGGTCTGGCCGGCAACCTCGAGCGCGTCATGCCGGCCGGGTTGGTCGCCGAACTCGACCGGGGCACGTGGACGCCGGCACCGGTCTTCGGGATGATCGCCCAGCGCGGCCGCATCGAGGCGGCCGAGATGGAGAAGACATTCAACATGGGCGTCGGCATGGTCGCGGTGGTCGCTCCGGAGGACACCGACCGGGCGCTGGCCATACTGACGGCCCGCCACCTGAACTGCTGGGTCCTCGGTGCCGTCGAGAAGGGCAAGAAAAACACCCACCGTGCGAAGCTGGTGGGTCGGCACCCGAGGTTCTAAGCGGTTTGGTTTGGGGGGCTCAGCGCCGCCAGCTGTCCTCATCGCTCCAGCGGTCGTCAACTAGCTCGTCGTCACGATCACTGTCTGACGACCCAGCCAGCTCACGCTGAAGCCGCTCGAAATCTGTTTGTGGTGAGCTGTATTTGAGCTCTCGAGCAACCTTGGTCTGCTTTGCCTTAGCCCGGCCGCGGCCCATGGGGGGACCCCCTTGCGCAATAACGGAGCGGCCCAATTGCAGGCGGCTCCGATCTGAGTGTTGTGTATTGTCCTGCGTCCACTTTACCGTGCCCGGAACCTGAGTGCTGGTAGGCCCGGTAGCGGCGGCTGTCACAGCTCAATCGGCGCGCCCGCGGAGTCGTGCGATCGCGACCTTTCCCGCCCCCGCGGTATCGGCCGGCGGCAGGGTTTCGGCGTCGATGCGGGCGTCGACCGCCACCTCGCCACCCGTGCTGAGCGGGGTGTCGGCGGGCAGGCCCCGCTTGAGCAGCGCCAGCGCGATCGCACCCTCGTCGACATGGTCCACCACGGTGCCCAGCCGGCCGACCGTGCGGCCACCGGAGACCACCGGATCCCCGGTGGACGGCCGATCCGCCGAACCGTCGAGGTGCAGCAGCACCAGCATGCGTGGCGGCCGGCCCAGGTTGTGGACCCGCGAGACCGTCTCCTGGCCGCGGTAGCAGCCCTTGTCGAGGTGCACGGCGCCGGCGCCGGCGGTGCCGATCCAGGCGACCTCGTGCGGGATGGTGCGCTCGTCGGTGTCCACGCCGAGCCGGGCCCGCACCGCAGCGACCCGGTGCGCCTCGTAGGCCCACACCCCGGCCCGGCGGGCACCGGCCCGCTCAAGGCGCTGTAGCCACGTCTGCTTGTCGGCTTGCGGGACCACCAGGTCCAGCTCGATGGGCCCACCGTCGGTGCTCGGCATCCGGCGCAGGAATCCGCCGTCGGGCAGCGCCACCGCGGTCATCGTCGCCGGCAACTCGCTGACGGACAGGGCCTCGCGCAGCGCCGGGTCGTCGAGGCCCGGCCCGATCAGTGACAGCACCGCCAGGTCGGCGGCCGCGGGCGCGGCGTCGGCCCAGAACACCATCTTGGTGAGGTAGGCCAGCAGCGGCTCGGCGCGCCAGGCCTCGGTGTCGAGGTAGGTCACACCGTCGAGTTCGGTTTGAATCCAGAAGTCCTCGACCCGGCCCTGACCGTCGAGGCTCGAGTTCGCGGTGCTGGCACCGTCGGGCAACTCGGCGACGTGCTGCGTGCACAGGGTGTGCAACCAACTCTGGCGTTCGGCGCCGGTGATGGTCAGGACACCGCGGTGCGATCGGTCGACGACGACGGCCGCGGTGCTCGCGGCGCGTTGCTCGCCGAGCGGGTCGCCGTAATGCCAGATGGCGCCGGCGTCGGGGTCGGTTTCGGGGGCGGGAACGGGAGCGGCTGTCACACATCAACTCTACGGACCGGGCAGGACTAGGCTGTTTCGCCATG from Mycolicibacterium sp. MU0053 includes:
- the purM gene encoding phosphoribosylformylglycinamidine cyclo-ligase — encoded protein: MTQRAQDPAVSDVISYASAGVDIEAGDRAVELFKPLAARATRPEVRGGIGGFAGLFALRGDYREPLLASSTDGVGTKLAIAQAMDKHDTVGLDLVAMVVDDLVVCGAEPLFLQDYIAVGRTVPERVQAIVAGIAEGCVQAGCALLGGETAEHPGLMEPDHYDISATGVGVVEADDVLGPDRVRPGDVIIAMGSSGLHSNGYSLARKVLLEIDRMNLAGHVEEFGRTLGEELLEPTRIYAKDCLALAAETQVRTFCHVTGGGLAGNLERVMPAGLVAELDRGTWTPAPVFGMIAQRGRIEAAEMEKTFNMGVGMVAVVAPEDTDRALAILTARHLNCWVLGAVEKGKKNTHRAKLVGRHPRF
- a CDS encoding DUF3073 domain-containing protein codes for the protein MGRGRAKAKQTKVARELKYSSPQTDFERLQRELAGSSDSDRDDELVDDRWSDEDSWRR
- a CDS encoding YgfZ/GcvT domain-containing protein; its protein translation is MTAAPVPAPETDPDAGAIWHYGDPLGEQRAASTAAVVVDRSHRGVLTITGAERQSWLHTLCTQHVAELPDGASTANSSLDGQGRVEDFWIQTELDGVTYLDTEAWRAEPLLAYLTKMVFWADAAPAAADLAVLSLIGPGLDDPALREALSVSELPATMTAVALPDGGFLRRMPSTDGGPIELDLVVPQADKQTWLQRLERAGARRAGVWAYEAHRVAAVRARLGVDTDERTIPHEVAWIGTAGAGAVHLDKGCYRGQETVSRVHNLGRPPRMLVLLHLDGSADRPSTGDPVVSGGRTVGRLGTVVDHVDEGAIALALLKRGLPADTPLSTGGEVAVDARIDAETLPPADTAGAGKVAIARLRGRAD